In the Colletotrichum lupini chromosome 1, complete sequence genome, one interval contains:
- a CDS encoding PEP5: MSTTKDVITDNVQETGLMSEARAPVAPPSSRDEPKESIEGSDEPVPHLHAKTFLTVFAVCFIYFAQLINVVGAGAQTQNIAAVLGESDKSVWLTSTIAIMTVVLSPIVSQAADYWGRRWFLIGLTACGVVGSIVVARASTMGMAIAGFTVTGCSYGAQPLLHAVASEVLPRRYRPWAQAADNLSAAMGGLVALLAGGALTRNGNAAGVRNYWYMATAIYFVATALVLALYNPPKTANETRFSVSEKLAKLDWVGYALLSSGLVLFCMGLSWSQNPYPWTDAHTVAPFVVGCALCIALAVYETRFKKDGMFHHGLFRNGRNFPIALVCVFVEGLVFFAANNYFAFQVGVLYETDSLRTGLRYGVTMIVCGVSAVLAGLWCSKTRNVRWPTVVAFVFMIIFFVCMATTTPSTSDPVWGYPVFLGIGLGICLCTLVTIAQLSTPPELIAITSGLMIGVRSLGGSIGLAIYNAIITDQLSRMPSNIAAAVLPLGLPQTSLGQFIGLLVAHDNAALSQVEGATLDIIQAGAGALLQTYSLGFRYVWIAAGSITVVAAIGAFFLVELENEFNMHIDAPAEKEDDLYSK; encoded by the exons ATGTCAACCACGAAGGATGTCATCACAGACAATGTCCAGGAAACTGGATTAATGAGCGAAGCAAGAGCCCCGGTAGCTCCTCCGAGCAGTCGTGATGAACCCAAAGAGAGCATCGAAGGCTCCGATGAGCCGGTTCCTCACTTGCACGCAAAGACGTTTCTCACAGTCTTTGCCGTCTGCTTCATCTACTTTGCTCAACTCATCAACGTTGTCGGCGCCGGAGCT CAAACCCAAAACATCGCCGCCGTACTGGGGGAGAGCGACAAGAGCGTCTGGCTAACCTCCACAATCGCCATCATGACAGTCGTCCTCTCCCCCATCGTCTCCCAGGCCGCAGACTACTGGGGCCGCCGCTGGTTCCTCATCGGCCTCACGGCCTGCGGCGTCGTCGGCTCCATCGTCGTAGCCCGCGCCTCCACGATGGGCATGGCCATCGCCGGCTTCACAGTCACGGGCTGCTCCTACGGCGCCCAACCCCTCCTCCACGCCGTCGCCTCAGAGGTCCTACCCCGACGCTACCGCCCGTGGGCGCAAGCGGCCGATAATCTGTCGGCCGCAATGGGAGGCCTGGTGGCGCTCCTGGCCGGCGGCGCGCTCACGCGCAACGGCAACGCCGCGGGTGTGAGGAATTACTGGTACATGGCGACGGCCATCTACTTTGTCGCCACGGCCCTCGTCCTGGCGTTGTACAACCCACCAAAGACGGCAAATGAGACGCGCTTCAGCGTCTCTGAGAAGCTTGCGAAGCTCGACTGGGTTGGGTACGCTCTCTTGTCCTCGGGCCTGGTGCTCTTCTGCATGGGCCTGTCATGGTCTCAGAACCCCTATCCCTGGACCGACGCGCACACTGTCGCGCCGTTCGTTGTCGGCTGCGCGCTCTGCATCGCTCTGGCCGTGTACGAGACGCGCTTCAAGAAGGATGGCATGTTCCATCACGGGCTCTTCAGGAACGGACGCAACTTCCCCATCGCGCTGGTCTGCGTCTTTGTGGAGGGTCTTGTCTTCTTCGCGGCCAACAATTACTTTGCTTTCCAGGTCGGCGTGCTCTATGAGACGGACTCGTTGCGCACCGGACTCCGGTATGGTGTTACCATGATTGTCTGTGGCGTCTCGGCTGTCTTGGCTGGGTTATGGTGCTCGAAGACACGTAACGTCCGCTGGCCTACCGTCGTGGCGTTTGTGTTCATGATTATCTTCTTCGTGTGCATGGCTACGACTACACCGAGCACCTCCGACCCTGTCTGGGGCTACCCCGTGTTCCTGGGTATCGGGCTGGGTATCTGTTTATGCACACTCGTCACGATTGCACAGCTGTCTACTCCTCCGGAACTCATTGCCATCACCAGTGGTCTGATGATTGGCGTGAGATCCTTGGGCGGATCCATCGGTCTCGCAATTT ACAACGCCATCATCACCGACCAGCTCTCGAGAATGCCTAGCAATATTGCTGCCGCTGTTCTGCCCCTTGGACTTCCTCAAACGTCTCTTGGACAATTTATTGGTCTCTTGGTCGCTCATGATAACGCTGCATTGAGTCAAGTTGAGGGAGCCACACTGGACATCATCCAGGCAGGTGCTGGTGCGCTTCTGCAAACTTACAGCCTTGGCTTCCGTTACGTTTGGATCGCTGCCGGCTCTATTACAGTTGTCGCTGCCATCG GTGCTTTCTTCCTCGTTGAGCTTGAAAATGAGTTCAACATGCATATCGACGCTCCGGCTGAGAAGGAAGATGATTTGTACTCGAAGTAA
- a CDS encoding FAD dependent oxidoreductase: protein MAPLKILIVGGGIAGLSAAVGLRRAGHEVHVYERSALNNEIGAAIHVCPNAARALLAWGLDPVKAKFVLVKCSFRAKGDTLEKFHVGTEDYIEERYGAPWYFAHRVDLHEELKRLATEPEGHVNGNGVEEANRTETNGVNGHEKSRAGLGRPATIHLKSEIVAYDPEGASITLASGEKVTGDVVIAADGVHTIGVEAILGRSNPAVPQGHYNFCFRFLIPAADVEADPVTRFWNEGDDGRMKFLVGDKKRLVSYPCRNNEIHNFVAIFNNDDIESTKKEDWHASVSKEKLLERYSEFHPSVLAILDKATEVKQWALLYRAPIPTWTKGKLTLAGDAAHPMLPHQGQGGAQGIEDGVALGIALAGAEVKDVESRLQVYESIRRNRASVMQVFSNAGQEEPELIREEAAKFIPADKVPKNPEEFFAYNFGYDIIRDSVQQVQKVEPSFSLPPMFFQNEPGKGVYP from the exons ATGGCACCCCTCAAAATTCTCATCGTAGGCGGCGGCATCGCAGGCCTCTCCGCGGCCGTAGGCCTCCGCCGCGCCGGCCACGAGGTCCACGTCTACGAGCGGTCCGCGCTCAACAACGAGATCGGCGCCGCGATCCACGTGTGTCCCAACGCCGCGCGCGCGCTCCTCGCCTGGGGCCTCGATCCCGTGAAAGCCAAGTTCGTCCTCGTCAAGTGCAGTTTTCGCGCAAAGGGGGACACGCTCGAGAAGTTCCACGTCGGCACGGAGGATTATATCGAGGAGCGGTACGGCGCGCCGTGGTACTTTGCGCACCGCGTCGATTTGCACGAGGAGCTGAAGAGGTTGGCGACGGAGCCTGAGGGTCATGTCAATGGCAATGGCGTTGAGGAGGCAAATAGGACCGAGACGAATGGTGTCAATGGACATGAGAAGTCGAGGGCTGGGTTAGGGCGGCCTGCGACTATCCATTTAAAGAGCGAGATTGTGGCATAT GATCCCGAGGGAGCTTCGATAACACTGGCTTCCGGCGAGAAAGTCACAGGCGACGTGGTGATTGCGGCAGATGGCGTCCACACCATTGGAGTCGAGGCGATCCTCGGCCGCTCTAACCCCGCGGTGCCTCAAGGGCACTACAACTTTTGCTTCCGTTTCCTCATACCAGCTGCCGATGTCGAGGCGGACCCGGTCACGCGCTTCTGGAACGAGGGCGACGATGGGCGGATGAAGTTCCTGGTTGGAGACAAGAAGCGTCTAGTCTCGTACCCTTGTCGAAA CAATGAGATCCACAACTTTGTGGCCATCTTCAACAACGACGATATTGAGAGTACCAAAAAGGAGGACTGGCACGCCTCTGTAAGCAAAGAAAAGCTGCTAGAGAGATACTCCGAATTCCACCCAAGCGTCTTGGCCATTCTTGA CAAGGCTACTGAGGTGAAGCAATGGGCACTCCTCTACAGAGCCCCAATCCCTACATGGACGAAGGGGAAGTTGACGCTGGCTGGCGATGCCGCGCACCCCATGCTACCAC ACCAGGGCCAAGGCGGTGCGCAAGGTATCGAAGACGGCGTGGCTCTCGGCATCGCGCTGGCCGGCGCCGAGGTCAAAGATGTTGAGTCTCGTCTGCAAGTGTATGAGAGCATTCGGAGAAACCGCGCCAGCGTGATGCAGGTTTTCAGTAACGCTGGTCAAGAGGAGCCCGAGTTGATACGGGAAGAGGCGGCCAAGTTCATTCCCGCGGACAAAGTGCCTA AAAACCCGGAAGAGTTCTTTGCGTATAACTTTGGGTACGATATCATCAGGGATAGCGTCCAGCAGGTGCAAAAGGTCGAGCCGTCGTTTAGCCTGCCGCCTATGTTTTTCCAGAATGAGCCAGGTAAAGGCGTCTATCCCTGA
- a CDS encoding cytidylyltransferase produces the protein MSSDTTAPDPAMNGRKALVNFFARSLTAFQSSKDAFRVVCTLPHRGETAAEASGEFSASTPAPAPRRPNRDDAKAGPVESSLVVLDSSFNPPTLAHLRMAASAVRDLQKGRSTTTTTTRGGGAGESSSGAGGEMGRRRAVRVLLLLAVNNADKKPKPAAFGVRLGMMYAFAGDLRDEVRRRGVDGVEEEQRQRQQEEEEEDVEVDLGLTTMPYFHDKSQAISDTRFYARGDGGGEPEQVYLAGYDTLIRIFNPKYYHASSSSSSPGGTAVEEAEAPIRRALDPFLGRSRLRITMRTDDEWGGEGEQVAYLESLRDGGLEDVGGRRAWAERVEMVRGRDEGEEVVSSTKVREAASARDEEGLRRLASGQILLHANMIEDMRQVRRDVVDIGEWAHGLIVLLMDIIEPGNLVGFKRQQAI, from the exons ATGTCATCCGACACAACGGCCCCAGACCCGGCCATGAACGGCCGCAAAGCCCTCGTCAACTTCTTCGCCCGGAGCCTGACGGCGTTCCAATCCTCAAAGGATGCGTTCCGCGTCGTCTGCACACTTCCTCACCGAGGAGAAACTGCCGCAGAGGCCAGCGGAGAGTTCAGCGCATCGACAccggcgccggcgccgcGGAGGCCGAACCGGGACGACGCGAAGGCGGGGCCGGTGGAGAGCAGCCTCGTCGTGCTGGATTCCTCGTTTAACCCGCCTACGCTTGCGCATCTACGCATGGCGGCGTCTGCGGTGAGAGATTTGCAGAAGGGGAGGAGTACGaccacgacgacgacgaggggCGGCGGAGCTGGAGAATCGTCGTCGGGTGCGGGTGGGGAGATGGGTCGGAGGAGGGCTGTGAGGGTGCTGCTTCTGCTTGCTGTGAATAACGCGGACAAGAAGCCTAAGCCTGCGGCGTTTGGGGTTCGGTTGGGGATGATGTATGCGTTTGCTGGGGATTTGAGGGATGAGGTGCGGCGGAGGGGGGTAGATGGGGTCGAGGAggagcagcggcagcggcagcaggaggaggaggaggaggatgttGAGGTCGACTTGGGGTTGACGACGATGCCGTATTTCCACGATAAGAGTCAGGCTATTTCGGACACGAGGTTTTATGCGCGAGGGGACGGGGGAGGGGAGCCGGAGCAGGTGTATTTGGCGGGGTATGATACTCTTATCCGGATCTTTAACCCAAAGTACTACcatgcttcttcttcttcttcgtcaCCGGGAGGGACAGCAGTGGAGGAGGCAGAGGCACCGATTCGAAGGGCGCTGGATCCGTTTCTGGGCAGGTCTAGGTTGCGCATCACGATGAGGACGGATGATGAGTGGGGTGGTGAGGGGGAGCAGGTCGCGTACCTCGAGAGTTTGAGGGATGGTGGGCTGGAGGATGTTGGTGGACGGAGGGCGTGGGCGGAGAGGGTTGAGATGGTTAGGGGGAGGGATGAGGGGGAGGAGGTTGTTAGTAGTACCAAGGTGCGCGAGGCTGCTTCCGCGAGGGATGAGGAGGGGTTGAGACGGTTG GCCTCGGGGCAGATTCTGCTGCACGCTAACATGATCGAGGATATGAGGCAAGTTCGCAGAGACGTCGTTGATATCGGCGAATGGGCACATGGACTCATCGTCCTCCTGATGGACATCATCGAGCCAGGGAACCTCGTTGGCTTCAAACGGCAGCAGGCCATCTAG
- a CDS encoding glycosyltransferase family 1, translating to MAEKDDDQRTVVFFHPDLGIGGAERLVVDAAVGLQNRGHRVVIFTSHCDKSHCFEEARDGTLDVRVRGNWIVPPSILGRLTILCAILRQLHLLVQIYVTRELQSLNPDTFFVDQLSAGLPLLQYLAPKAPILFYCHFPDMYLALGREKWWKRLYRVPFDWVEEWSMGFADEIAVNSGFTKGMATGAWPKLAKRKNFKVVYPCVDIAPKKESEKNAIGNGNKEEEAIWTDRNIILSINRFERKKDIALAVKAFAALPADQRKGVRLVLAGGYDPRSIENCQYHKELEKLAASLGLETFTAKNIITALSAPEHIPVLFLLSIPSSLKDSLLRSAKLLVYTPSNEHFGIVPLEAMLAGVPVLAANTGGPKETVMDGVTGWLRAPDEVLEWTVVMDKVLNSLGRGDLEKMGKAGVQRVRTGFGQEKMAERIERLQDEMLAEPKMPPLLNAVLNFLGIVVFFGLGLVTSQMFVNAKQRRA from the exons ATGGCGGAGAAAGACGACGATCAGAGGACCGTCGTCTTCTTTCACCCCGACCTTGGCATCGGTGGTGCTGAGCGTCTCGTTGTCGATGCCGCTGTCGGCTTGCAGAATCGAGGCCACAGGGTGGTCATCTTCACCAGCCATTGCGACAAGAGCCACTGCTTTGAAGAAGCTCGAGATG GAACCCTCGACGTCCGCGTCCGCGGCAACTGGATCGTCCCTCCCTCCATCCTCGGCCGCCTCACGATCCTCTGCGCCATCCTGCGCCAACTCCACCTCCTCGTCCAGATCTACGTCACCCGCGAACTCCAGTCCCTGAACCCAGACACCTTCTTCGTCGACCAGCTCAGCGCGGGCCTGCCGCTGCTGCAGTACCTCGCCCCCAAGGCGCCCATCCTCTTCTACTGCCACTTCCCCGACATGTACCTCGCCCTCGGCCGCGAAAAGTGGTGGAAGCGCCTCTACCGCGTGCCCTTTGACTGGGTCGAGGAGTGGAGCATGGGCTTCGCCGACGAGATTGCCGTCAACTCGGGCTTCACGAAGGGCATGGCCACGGGCGCGTGGCCGAAGCTCGCCAAGCGCAAGAACTTCAAGGTCGTGTACCCCTGCGTCGACATTGCGCCCAAGAAGGAGAGCGAGAAGAATGCGATTGGCAACGGCAACAAGGAAGAGGAGGCCATTTGGACGGACAGGAACATCATTCTGAGCATCAACCGCTTCGAGAGGAAGAAGGACATCGCGCTCGCCGTCAAGGCTTTCGCGGCGCTGCCTGCGGACCAGAGAAAGGGCGTCCGGCTGGTCCTCGCGGGCGGATACGACCCGCGCAGCATCGAGAACTGCCAGTACCACAAGGAGCTCGAGAAGCTTGCCGCGTCGCTCGGCTTGGAGACGTTCACGGCCAAGAACATCATCACCGCCTTGTCTGCGCCTGAGCACATCCCGGTGCTGTTCCTCCTCTCCATCCCGTCGAGCTTGAAAGACTCGCTCCTCCGATCGGCCAAGCTACTCGTCTACACGCCCTCCAACGAGCATTTCGGCATCGTGCCCCTCGAGGCCATGTTGGCGGGCGTGCCCGTTCTCGCGGCGAACACGGGTGGGCCCAAGGAGACGGTCATGGACGGCGTGACGGGCTGGCTGCGGGCGCCGGACGAGGTGCTGGAGTGGACCGTGGTCATGGACAAGGTGCTCAACAGCCTCGGCCGGGGCGATTTGGAAAAGATGGGCAAGGCCGGCGTGCAGAGGGTGCGTACGGGTTTCGGGCAGGAGAAGATGGCGGAGCGGATTGAAAGGTTGCAGGACGAGATGTTGGCGGAGCCCAAGATGCCGCCCCTGTTGAACGCCGTGCTCAACTTTTTGGGCATTGTCGTGTTTTTCGGGTTGGGACTGGTCACCTCGCAGATGTTTGTCAATGCGAAGCAGAGGAGAGCTTGA
- a CDS encoding enoyl-CoA hydratase/isomerase, protein MTSQTPLFTIPIPKLDSHQGGAIVCTTPAPQVYLLTWSSPPDNRLTTPFCKALLAALDIIEFAHPPGVLVTTSAIAKFYSNGLDLEHAFATPRFFPDTLYALFKRLLTYPMPTVALIPGHAFAGGFMTAMHHDYRVMNPQKGFLCMNELEFGAPLKPPMSAIFRIKCASPKTYQDIVLEAKRFPGPAALEAGLVDALGGLDEALKLIAERKLTERGKSGVYAVLKMEMWKESAYVLSKENYESEEKIWDQREELEEERVAAGKRFVQEWKAGKAKL, encoded by the coding sequence ATGACCTCCCAAACCCCCCTCTTCACAATCCCCATCCCCAAACTCGACTCCCACCAAGGCGGCGCCATAGTCTGCACAACCCCAGCACCCCAAGTCTACCTCCTAACCTGGTCCTCGCCCCCCGACAACCGCCTCACAACCCCCTTCTGCAAAGCCCTCCTCGCCGCCCTCGACATCATCGAGTTCGCCCACCCGCCCGGCGTCCTCGTCACGACCTCCGCCATCGCGAAATTCTACTCCAACGGCCTCGACCTCGAACACGCCTTCGCGACCCCGCGCTTCTTCCCCGACACCCTGTACGCCCTCTTCAAACGCCTGCTGACCTACCCGATGCCCACCGTCGCCCTCATACCCGGCCACGCCTTCGCGGGCGGCTTCATGACCGCCATGCACCACGACTACCGCGTCATGAACCCGCAAAAGGGCTTCCTCTGCATGAACGAGCTCGAGTTCGGCGCGCCGTTGAAGCCCCCCATGTCCGCCATCTTCCGCATCAAATGCGCATCCCCCAAGACCTACCAGGACATCGTCCTCGAGGCGAAGCGCTTTCCCGGCCCCGCGGCCCTCGAGGCCGGCCTCGTCGATGCGCTCGGCGGGCTGGACGAGGCGCTGAAGCTGATCGCGGAGCGGAAGTTGACGGAGAGGGGCAAGAGCGGGGTGTATGCCGTGCTCAAGATGGAGATGTGGAAGGAGAGCGCGTACGTGCTCAGCAAAGAGAACTATGAGAGCGAGGAGAAGATCTGGGATCAGAGGGAGGAGCTGGAGGAGGAGAGAGTTGCGGCGGGGAAGAGGTTTGTGCAGGAGTGGAAGGCTGGCAAGGCCAAGTTGTAG
- a CDS encoding TBC domain-containing protein: protein MDPEPTLPLERSVSQHSATSMRSGRSHTVRAKRSKLNSQPSSSASSIAASEDKSLTSFPSFSPDSPRGEHAFPPPPLTPEPEAPPTVRKISDTRPGPISLLGNLTGSSAEQAARDALFEDSPISTHKIPGALHHSDDEHIGRLIARHGAVALVRQVATDLAQRDAQIAQLRRKADERERALRKIILECGLSNLDLEKRLRTIELEVKTERPGNRRNESGLSDLMSDAMQDTVNVNVFGQTDGNDATIRASNLAMPSVPDGRGTARGWKDYLWGGTSRKGSMPSSVNGDDIARPSTVVRTQSTADRRPGLQDDLFSPPSEGVPPESVPPRTPSRASSIQSGPPGSRKASTSVAASLMRLVAGGAINTREGGPNRGRSNSATQPQSQSTPRASSTSSAKTTQSSRAVSTAGGPKALMAMRRTTGTANAPPVNTTARTQPQERWDTMVNSPTNATSNRQESYGPVEMDAILPPETQPPTLTHIYNNYIGSEYLTDRFGFIYDQRRKKRQRESAQVARHLKQGGRAEMLSNGRSDLTSPMIEEEEEVLAGPGSEERPGSPSSTEERAGEGKPKKWQDYLKLATFPTELLSHTPSLGAPSLEVLEGGELGLKSPGLIAADERGFVPIASTTTSVIDSEATPPVETDAAAGTVVRDDTEPVKLLLQHMGELHDSLQRDKAARWNEFLRKVRAERKRDGEAAAAAAAALAEARFERPAMTIPEAAIADGELIGITGLGNKGKVGRAKRSELRNLVLGGIPVNLRAKVWSECSGATTLRVPGYYQDIIARPDEDDDPLAVSQIDMDINRTLTDNIFFRKGPGVSKLKEVLKAYARRNPEVGYCQGMNLIAANLLLIMPSAEDAFWILTSIIENILPSGYYDHSLLASRADQQVLRQYVVDVLPKLSQHLDDLSIELEALTFQWFLSVFTDCLCAEALFRVWDVVLCMNDGSTFLFQVALALLKLNETQLLQCDTPASVYTYINRQMTNHAISIDNMIKASDALRKLVKREDVEARRDKAIQAEKDVVRQRNEMNAAKKANKANGNGNGVGTGQEENGAAEPDLDVREPRPIEQDVQT, encoded by the coding sequence ATGGACCCCGAGCCTACTCTCCCTCTCGAGCGCTCCGTCTCGCAGCATAGCGCAACGTCCATGAGAAGCGGACGCTCACATACCGTACGAGCCAAACGATCAAAACTCAACTCCCAGCCCTCGAGCTCCGCAAGCTCCATTGCCGCCTCCGAAGACAAGTCGCTGACGAGCTTCCCTTCCTTCTCCCCCGACTCACCAAGGGGCGAACACGCCTTTCCTCCGCCGCCATTGACACCTGAGCCCGAAGCCCCTCCCACCGTACGCAAGATCTCCGATACCAGGCCCGGTCCCATCTCCCTGCTGGGCAATCTGACTGGATCATCCGCTGAACAAGCGGCTCGCGATGCGCTGTTCGAGGACTCGCCCATTTCGACCCACAAGATACCAGGTGCCCTTCACCACTCCGACGATGAGCACATTGGGCGTCTCATTGCTAGGCATGGAGCCGTTGCGCTCGTCAGGCAGGTTGCGACCGACCTGGCACAGCGCGATGCCCAAATCGCCCAGCTGAGGAGGAAGGCCGACGAAAGGGAGAGGGCTTTGCGCAAGATTATACTGGAATGCGGCTTATCTAACCTAGACCTTGAGAAGAGATTAAGAACGATCGAACTAGAGGTCAAGACCGAACGCCCCGGCAATCGCCGCAACGAGAGCGGGCTTTCTGACCTCATGAGCGATGCCATGCAGGACACCGTCAACGTAAACGTCTTTGGACAGACTGATGGCAACGACGCCACGATCCGTGCTAGCAACCTAGCTATGCCTTCCGTCCCCGACGGAAGAGGAACCGCGAGGGGATGGAAGGATTATCTTTGGGGCGGAACCAGCAGAAAGGGCAGCATGCCCAGCAGCGTCAACGGCGACGACATCGCGAGACCTTCAACCGTTGTGAGGACGCAGTCCACTGCCGACAGGCGGCCCGGTCTTCAGGACGATCTCTTCAGCCCACCCAGCGAGGGTGTGCCGCCCGAAAGCGTGCCACCAAGAACACCCAGTCGAGCGTCTAGCATTCAGTCTGGACCCCCTGGTTCACGCAAAGCCTCAACTTCGGTCGCTGCTAGCCTCATGAGACTGGTGGCCGGAGGCGCAATCAACACGCGCGAGGGCGGCCCCAACCGCGGAAGGTCTAATAGTGCTACCCAACCGCAGTCGCAGTCGACCCCGCGAGCGTCCTCAACCTCCAGCGCCAAGACCACACAGTCAAGCAGAGCGGTCTCGACGGCGGGCGGCCCCAAGGCTCTCATGGCCATGCGCAGAACCACGGGCACCGCGAACGCTCCTCCCGTCAATACCACCGCCAGGACTCAACCGCAAGAGAGATGGGACACCATGGTGAACAGTCCGACGAATGCGACCTCGAACCGCCAGGAGAGTTACGGTCCCGTCGAGATGGATGCCATCCTCCCACCCGAGACCCAGCCGCCAACCTTGACGCATATTTACAATAACTATATCGGAAGCGAGTATCTCACCGACCGCTTCGGCTTCATCTACGATCAACGGAGAAAGAAGAGGCAGCGCGAATCTGCGCAGGTGGCACGTCACTTGAAGCAGGGCGGACGTGCCGAGATGCTGTCAAACGGCCGGTCGGACTTGACTTCCCCAATGattgaagaggaagaggaggtgcTTGCAGGCCCCGGCAGCGAAGAACGACCTGGCAGCCCGTCGTCCACGGAGGAACGCGCGGGTGAGGGGAAGCCCAAAAAGTGGCAAGATTACCTCAAGCTGGCCACATTCCCGACGGAGCTTTTGTCTCATACCCCCTCACTCGGAGCGCCATCTCTTGAGGTGCTGGAGGGTGGAGAACTGGGCCTCAAGTCACCTGGACTAATTGCAGCTGACGAGCGAGGATTCGTCCCGATTGCGAGCACAACAACATCCGTCATCGACAGCGAGGCGACACCCCCAGTCGAGACTGATGCTGCTGCAGGAACGGTTGTCAGGGACGACACAGAGCCCGTGAAGCTCCTTCTCCAGCACATGGGAGAGTTGCACGATTCTCTGCAGAGAGACAAGGCGGCACGTTGGAACGAGTTCCTGCGCAAAGTCAGGGCGGAGAGGAAGCGAGATGGTGAGGCTGCggccgcagcagcagccgcgCTTGCCGAAGCCCGCTTCGAGCGACCTGCCATGACCATCCCCGAAGCTGCCATAGCCGATGGCGAGCTGATCGGAATCACTGGCCTCGGAAACAAAGGCAAGGTTGGGCGCGCCAAGAGGTCGGAGTTGAGGAACTTGGTTCTCGGTGGCATCCCAGTCAACTTGCGCGCCAAAGTCTGGTCTGAGTGCTCCGGCGCCACTACGCTTCGTGTTCCCGGATACTACCAAGATATCATCGCTCGACCGGACGAAGATGATGACCCGCTAGCAGTGTCCCAGATCGATATGGACATCAACCGTACTCTGACCGACAACATCTTCTTCCGCAAGGGGCCGGGCGTGTCCAAGCTTAAGGAGGTGCTGAAAGCCTACGCCCGCCGAAACCCAGAGGTCGGCTACTGCCAGGGCATGAACCTCATCGCGGCGAATTTGCTGTTGATCATGCCATCAGCAGAGGACGCGTTTTGGATTCTGACCAGTATCATCGAAAACATCCTGCCTTCCGGGTACTACGACCACAGTCTCCTTGCGTCTCGCGCAGACCAGCAGGTGTTGCGCCAGTATGTCGTTGATGTGCTACCCAAGCTGTCGCAACACCTAGACGACCTCAGCATCGAACTCGAAGCGCTCACCTTCCAGTGGTTCCTCAGCGTCTTTACCGACTGCCTTTGCGCCGAGGCTTTGTTCCGAGTCTGGGATGTGGTGCTTTGCATGAACGACGGGAGCACATTCCTGTTCCAGGTGGCGTTGGCCCTGCTCAAGCTCAACGAGACGCAGCTTCTGCAGTGCGATACGCCGGCGAGCGTGTATACTTACATCAACCGCCAGATGACGAACCACGCCATCAGTATCGATAACATGATCAAGGCTTCTGATGCTCTGAGAAAGCTGGTGAAGCGCGAGGATGTGGAGGCGCGTCGCGACAAGGCGATCCAGGCGGAGAAAGATGTTGTGAGGCAGAGAAACGAGATGAACGCGGCTAAGAAGGCGAACAAGGCGAATGGGAATGGTAACGGCGTCGGCACTGGACAAGAGGAGAACGGGGCAGCGGAGCCGGATTTGGATGTCCGCGAGCCCAGGCCGATTGAGCAAGACGTGCAGACGTGA